CCCCAGACGAGCAGCCCCACGGCAACCGCGGCGCCGACAGCGGCGATCGCGGCACCCGACGGGTTGCGGTCGGCGAACTCGCGGGCCGAGACCTGCGCACGGCGGGTGGCGCGCGCGGTGCGCTTCGGGATGTTCGCCTTCTCTTCGATTGCGGCGAGCGCCGCTTTCAGCTCGGCACGGGCACGTTCCACCGGGTCGGTGATCCCGAGCGGGACGGCGGTGCGGGGGAGATCAGAACTCATCGGCCACTTCCTTCACGATTCGGGCGTCGGTCGACAGGGCCTTCGCGGGGTTCTCACGGTTCTTCATGCGCCGGACCCGGAGGAGTCCGAGGAGCGCGGTGATGACCACGAGGAGGAGTCCGAGCACGACGAGGATCAGGGCCGCAAGCCACGGCGCCATCCACGACGAGAGCCCGATGACGGTGAACGCGCCGATCGCCGGCAGCGTCCAGAACAGGAAGAACAACGCCAGGACGAACCAGAGGCCGACGACGCCGGCATCCTTACCGGTGCGCGCCGCCCACGTCTTGGCCGCGTTGATCTCGGCGACGATGAGGTTCTTGACGAGCTCGGGCAGGTCGCCGACGAGGCCGAGGAGGCTGTCGTCACCCCGGTCCCGGAATCCGCGAGGCGTGCTCATGAGGCGGAGGACGGCTTCTTGGTCGCGGCGCTCGACGAAGTCGAGGTGCGCGTCGACGACGCGCGGCCGGTCGACTTCTTCGCCGTGCTCGAGACCGCTCCGGCCGTGGTCTTGGCGGCGTCCTTCACGTCGTCAGCGGCGTCCTCGGAGGCGTCCAGGGCTGCGTCGAGCTTCTGGCCGGGAGTGCCGGAGGTCGTGGCGGCGCGGGTGATCTTGACGGCGCCGTTCCACAGGACGCTCGGAAGAGCGAAAGCGGCGGACTTGCCGAACTCGCCGACCTTGTCGACCTGCTTCTGGACGGCCGGCGTGTTGTACACGCGCAGGTAGGCGTCCTTGATCTGCTCGTAGCGCTCGCGACCCGCACGAGCCCCGAGGACGTAGCCGGCGGTGAGCCCGACGACGATTCCGATCTTGCCCTTCATGGCGATTCCTCACGTTCGAAGCGATGTGGTGCCGAGAACCCAGCGTATCGGCGCATTCCGTTCGCGGCATCCACCCTTGACAGGCGGCTCAGCGCGATGCACCCTCGGTGTCGCCGTGCCACAGGAGACCGGATCGGATGCGTTCGGCTTCCGTCTTGGCGTCGGCGGCGACCCGCGCCAGCCCTGTCCCGTCGATCCACGCGCCGACGACACCCAGGCGCGCGTCGGTGCGGACAGCGCGGCGGACCTCGTCCCGGGCCGGGGAGAGCGCCGACGACGGCAGCGCGCGCGGCCAGCGCGCGCGGTACGACGCCCGGACGGTGCCGAGGTCGGCGCCGAGAAGCTCGGCCGCGGCAGCGGTCGACGTGGCGATCGCCTCGGCATCCGTCTGCTCGCTCGCGGGGATCGTCACGCGCACGATGTGCGGCTCGCCCGCCGCGTGCGGCCAGGTCGCGCTCGCGTGCACGACGGCGAGCGCCGCGGCCTCCCCCGGCGTGGCGTAGACCGCGTGCCCTCGCGGGCGCGCGTCGAGCGCCGCCGCATCCACGACGAGAGTCACGACGTCGACGTCGTCCGGCGACAGGACGGGGCCGTCGAGACCCGTCAGGTGCGCCGCGATCAGGTGGCGCGCGGCACGTTCGGGGGTCGCCACGATCACGGCGTCGACGTCGAAGGTCTCGTCGTCGACCGTCGTCGTCACGGTCCATCCGTCCGCCGTGGGCGAGATGGCGGTGACCT
This DNA window, taken from Microbacterium sp. MM2322, encodes the following:
- a CDS encoding phage holin family protein translates to MSTPRGFRDRGDDSLLGLVGDLPELVKNLIVAEINAAKTWAARTGKDAGVVGLWFVLALFFLFWTLPAIGAFTVIGLSSWMAPWLAALILVVLGLLLVVITALLGLLRVRRMKNRENPAKALSTDARIVKEVADEF